TCAAGATCTTCTTCGATGTCATCCTCGTCGTCGGAGTCGGCGCCCCCGGCTGCGGACTTATCGGCGGCTTCGGCGGCGGCCTTGGCGCCAGGCTTGGGCCCGCGCTTCTTGGGTTCAGGCTTGCCGTCCACGTCGGTAGCACCGGCGGTGGCATCCTTGACGGCTTTGTTGGCTGCCCGCGTGGCTGCTCGCTTGGCGTTCGTTGCAGCCTGCTTCTCCTCGGGGGACGAGTCGTCCAGGGCGGCGGGTTCCTTCTTCATGGAAGACGGGGTCACAGAAAACCTTTCTAGCGGCGGTCTGTGGAATCACCATACGGGCAACACCACTATGACCCTGTCAAGTCCGTGATGAACATCAGGTGCAACCACGGCCGGCAGAGTCTACAAAATAGAACTGCCGGGGCGGCTGTAATGTTCCCGCAAAAGGAGCCATTACATGCACTTGATACACGGACCCAACCGGGTCTCGGCATCTATTGTCTCACGGTTTTCCCAAACAGGACCTCATCGGGGTCTGCCCGCAGTGGGATCGGAGGCAGCCGCGGGAAAGCGGTACGGGCCCTCAGCCCCAGGCGGCGTCCGAGTCGAACTTCCGCCAGGCGGCATCCTTCCGCGCCGCCCACCCGCAGAGTGTCCCGCGCCTGAGCAATTCGAGCATGAGCTCGGCCAGCCGGTAGCCCTCTTCCTCCTCCAGCGCCTTGCCAAGGAAAGCGGCGGCATAGGATCCGCGTCCCCGGCACCAGCTGATCCATCCCCGCCCGGTTAGGGCGGCTGCGGCCGCTTGGCCGCCCCACAGCGACAACTGTTCCAGGACACGGTCGAGGCGGTGCAGCCGGCTCCAGTCCGGCATGTCCGGCTCCAGTCCCAGCAGGACCTCGCCGTAGCCGGGCACGCCAGATGCGCCATCAGGAACGGAATCAGGCAGCGAAACCGGCGGCACAATAAGGCCGGTACCTGGCAGGCCGGCAGCTGGCAGGGCGGCAGCTGGCTGGGCGATGGCTGGCGGGACGACCGGAGCAAGTACGCATCCGGCATCGAAAATCCCGAACTGTTCCGCGCCTGCCAGGGCGGCCGGAAAGCCCGCGGCGGCCATGACGAGGACGGCGTCCCGCCATGCCGGCACCTGGAGGGAGGCGCGTAGGAAGGCCTGGGAAGGTGCCGGGAGTGCAAGATCCGGCGGCAGTTGACTCGGGAACGCATCACCGGACAGGCTGCCGCCGGCCGGCGCATCGTCCGGCAGCGGATCACAGGAGAGGGCGTTACCCTGCGGGGCTGCGATCAGCCCTTCCCAGAACGCCAGCAGCGCGTTGAACTGTGCCCTGCTCCGCCGCCGCGGTTCCAGGTCGGTGGACCAGGCCGCCTCCGCTGCCAGCATCGCTGCCGTGTCTTCGGCGGAAACGGATCGGGCCGGCTGTGTTTGATCATCCGGCGCCGGACCCACGCTGCTGCCGCGGAACACCATCTCGGCGTTAAGCATGCTGTCGCGGATGTCATCGATGGGCCGGCCGGGCAGCGGACAGCAGGAGGGATCGGTACAGTAGGCGTCGCGCCAGTAGGAATCCCCCACGTACCACGCCTCGCGGACCGGCATCCCCGCGGTGCCCAGGACAGCCTGCAGCGCGGCCAGCAGCCCGGTGTAGGTCCGGGGCAGGTCCGTC
Above is a window of Arthrobacter pascens DNA encoding:
- a CDS encoding DUF4192 domain-containing protein, whose amino-acid sequence is MTLPQHLTVRGPEDILGFIPHSLGYWPADSLVAMTLHGKRLGATLRLDLPGPEKLADPRHYARSVRDYLLADQGSDAALLVFFTNDGWTDLPRTYTGLLAALQAVLGTAGMPVREAWYVGDSYWRDAYCTDPSCCPLPGRPIDDIRDSMLNAEMVFRGSSVGPAPDDQTQPARSVSAEDTAAMLAAEAAWSTDLEPRRRSRAQFNALLAFWEGLIAAPQGNALSCDPLPDDAPAGGSLSGDAFPSQLPPDLALPAPSQAFLRASLQVPAWRDAVLVMAAAGFPAALAGAEQFGIFDAGCVLAPVVPPAIAQPAAALPAAGLPGTGLIVPPVSLPDSVPDGASGVPGYGEVLLGLEPDMPDWSRLHRLDRVLEQLSLWGGQAAAAALTGRGWISWCRGRGSYAAAFLGKALEEEEGYRLAELMLELLRRGTLCGWAARKDAAWRKFDSDAAWG